Proteins encoded in a region of the Sporichthya brevicatena genome:
- a CDS encoding YbaK/EbsC family protein, which produces MTTLDYSPAATRTDLLAPSVAAAVAAWAGSTPVEEIRVAEIDPELADTAAFCAAYDEPLAESANCVVVHGRRGETVTPVACLVLATTRADVNGLVRKHVNARKASFAPMEEAVADTGMEYGGITPLGLPESYVLLVDPAVVASPRVVIGSGLRRSKICLPGSAVAEIPGATVLPGLGLPVPS; this is translated from the coding sequence GTGACCACGCTCGACTATTCACCCGCCGCCACCCGGACCGATCTGCTCGCCCCGTCCGTCGCCGCCGCCGTCGCCGCCTGGGCCGGGAGCACCCCCGTCGAGGAGATCCGGGTCGCCGAGATCGACCCCGAGCTCGCCGACACGGCGGCGTTCTGCGCCGCCTACGACGAGCCCCTGGCCGAGTCCGCGAACTGCGTCGTGGTCCACGGCCGCCGCGGCGAGACCGTGACCCCCGTCGCCTGCCTCGTCCTCGCGACCACCCGGGCCGACGTCAACGGGCTGGTCCGCAAGCATGTGAACGCCCGGAAGGCCTCCTTCGCCCCGATGGAGGAGGCCGTCGCCGACACCGGGATGGAGTACGGCGGGATCACCCCGCTCGGCCTCCCGGAGTCCTACGTCCTCCTCGTCGACCCCGCCGTGGTCGCGAGCCCCCGCGTCGTCATCGGCAGCGGGCTGCGCCGGTCGAAGATCTGCCTCCCCGGCTCCGCCGTCGCCGAGATCCCCGGCGCGACCGTCCTCCCCGGCCTCGGCCTCCCCGTCCCCTCCTGA